The following are encoded together in the Arvicanthis niloticus isolate mArvNil1 chromosome 9, mArvNil1.pat.X, whole genome shotgun sequence genome:
- the Abtb1 gene encoding ankyrin repeat and BTB/POZ domain-containing protein 1 isoform X2, protein MLDTKWKGKSVVVLRHPLINPVAFGALLQYLYTGRLDIGVEHVSDCERLAKQCQLWDLLDDLEAKCEKVSEFVASKPGTCVKVLTIEPPPADPRLRADMALLADCALPPELRGDLGELPFPCPDGFSSCPDICFRVADSCFLCHKAFFCGRSDYFRALLDDHFRESEEPEASGDPPVVTLHGISPDIFTHVLYYVYSDHTELPPEVAYDVLSVADMYLLPGLKRLCGRSLAQLLEEDSVVGVWRIAKLFRLARLEDQCTEYMAKVIEKLVEREDFVEAVREEAAAVAARQETDSIPLVDDIRFHVASTVQTYSAIEEAQQRLRALEDLLVSIGLDC, encoded by the exons ATGCTGGACACCAAGTGGAAGGGCAAGAGCGTCGTGGTTCTCAGGCACCCGCTG ATCAACCCGGTGGCCTTTGGGGCTCTACTGCAGTACCTGTACACAG GCCGCTTGGACATTGGTGTGGAGCACGTAAGCGACTGTGAGCGCCTGGCCAAGCAGTGCCAGCTGTGGGACCTGCTCGATGACCTGGAGGCTAAGTGTGAGAAGGTGTCTGAATTCG TGGCTTCCAAGCCTGGCACGTGTGTGAAGGTGCTGACTATTGAGCCTCCTCCAGCAGATCCCCGGTTACGGGCAGATATGGCACTGCTGGCTGACTGTGCCCTGCCACCAGAGCTGCGG GGTGACCTTGGAGAACTGCCCTTCCCATGTCCTGATGGCTTCAGCAGCTGCCCTGATATCTGCTTCCGAGTGGCTGACTCCTGCTTCCTCTGCCACAAG GCTTTCTTCTGTGGCCGCAGTGACTACTTCCGGGCCCTTCTGGATGACCACTTTCGAGAGAGCGAGGAGCCCGAAGCCTCTGGAGACCCCCCAGTTGTCACCCTGCATGGCATCTCCCCGGACATTTTCACTCACGTGCTGTACTACGTATATAGTGACCATACCGAG CTGCCTCCTGAGGTGGCCTATGATGTGCTGAGTGTGGCAGACATGTACCTCCTACCTGGCCTGAAGCGGCTGTGTGGCCGCAGCCTGGCCCAGCTGCTGGAGGAGGACAGTGTGGTGGGTGTTTGGCGCATAGCCAAGCTGTTCCGTCTGGCCCGGCTGGAGGACCAGTGTACCGAGTATATGGCCAAGGTCATAGAGAAG CTGGTAGAGCGAGAGGACTTCGTGGAGGCGGTGCGGGAAGAGGCAGCAGCTGTGGCAGCCCGGCAGGAGACGGATTCCATTCCACTCGTTGATGACATCCGCTTCCATGTGGCCAGCACAGTCCAGACCTACAGTGCCATTGAGGAGGCACAGCAGCGACTGCGGGCACTCGAGGACCTGCTTGTGTCCATTGGCTTGGACTGCTGA
- the Abtb1 gene encoding ankyrin repeat and BTB/POZ domain-containing protein 1 isoform X1 produces the protein MDTSDLFASCRKGDVGRVRYLLEQRDVEVNVRDKWDSTPLYYACLCGHEELVRYLLANGARCEANTFDGERCLYGALSDPIRRALRDYKQVTASCRRRDYYDDFLQRLLEQGIHSDVVFVVHGKPFRAHRCILGARSTYFANMLDTKWKGKSVVVLRHPLINPVAFGALLQYLYTGRLDIGVEHVSDCERLAKQCQLWDLLDDLEAKCEKVSEFVASKPGTCVKVLTIEPPPADPRLRADMALLADCALPPELRGDLGELPFPCPDGFSSCPDICFRVADSCFLCHKAFFCGRSDYFRALLDDHFRESEEPEASGDPPVVTLHGISPDIFTHVLYYVYSDHTELPPEVAYDVLSVADMYLLPGLKRLCGRSLAQLLEEDSVVGVWRIAKLFRLARLEDQCTEYMAKVIEKLVEREDFVEAVREEAAAVAARQETDSIPLVDDIRFHVASTVQTYSAIEEAQQRLRALEDLLVSIGLDC, from the exons ATGGACACCAGCGACCTGTTTGCCAGCTGCAGGAAGGGGGACGTGGGCCGTGTGCG GTACCTGCTGGAGCAGCGAGACGTGGAGGTGAACGTGCGGGATAAGTGGGACAGCACCCCTTT GTACTATGCCTGCCTCTGTGGGCATGAGGAGTTGGTGCGCTACCTGTTGGCTAATG GAGCCCGCTGTGAGGCCAACACCTTTGATGGAGAACGGTGTCTCTACGGAGCGCTGAGCGACCCCATTCGCCGAGCACTGAGAGACTACAAGCAGGTCACTGCGTCCTGCAGGAGGCGAGATTACTATGATGATTTCCTGCAGCG TCTTCTGGAACAGGGCATCCACAGTGATGTGGTCTTTGTGGTACACGGAAAGCCGTTCCGGGCCCATCGCTGTATCCTCGGTGCTCGCAGTACCTACTTCGCCAACATGCTGGACACCAAGTGGAAGGGCAAGAGCGTCGTGGTTCTCAGGCACCCGCTG ATCAACCCGGTGGCCTTTGGGGCTCTACTGCAGTACCTGTACACAG GCCGCTTGGACATTGGTGTGGAGCACGTAAGCGACTGTGAGCGCCTGGCCAAGCAGTGCCAGCTGTGGGACCTGCTCGATGACCTGGAGGCTAAGTGTGAGAAGGTGTCTGAATTCG TGGCTTCCAAGCCTGGCACGTGTGTGAAGGTGCTGACTATTGAGCCTCCTCCAGCAGATCCCCGGTTACGGGCAGATATGGCACTGCTGGCTGACTGTGCCCTGCCACCAGAGCTGCGG GGTGACCTTGGAGAACTGCCCTTCCCATGTCCTGATGGCTTCAGCAGCTGCCCTGATATCTGCTTCCGAGTGGCTGACTCCTGCTTCCTCTGCCACAAG GCTTTCTTCTGTGGCCGCAGTGACTACTTCCGGGCCCTTCTGGATGACCACTTTCGAGAGAGCGAGGAGCCCGAAGCCTCTGGAGACCCCCCAGTTGTCACCCTGCATGGCATCTCCCCGGACATTTTCACTCACGTGCTGTACTACGTATATAGTGACCATACCGAG CTGCCTCCTGAGGTGGCCTATGATGTGCTGAGTGTGGCAGACATGTACCTCCTACCTGGCCTGAAGCGGCTGTGTGGCCGCAGCCTGGCCCAGCTGCTGGAGGAGGACAGTGTGGTGGGTGTTTGGCGCATAGCCAAGCTGTTCCGTCTGGCCCGGCTGGAGGACCAGTGTACCGAGTATATGGCCAAGGTCATAGAGAAG CTGGTAGAGCGAGAGGACTTCGTGGAGGCGGTGCGGGAAGAGGCAGCAGCTGTGGCAGCCCGGCAGGAGACGGATTCCATTCCACTCGTTGATGACATCCGCTTCCATGTGGCCAGCACAGTCCAGACCTACAGTGCCATTGAGGAGGCACAGCAGCGACTGCGGGCACTCGAGGACCTGCTTGTGTCCATTGGCTTGGACTGCTGA